A DNA window from Vanacampus margaritifer isolate UIUO_Vmar chromosome 19, RoL_Vmar_1.0, whole genome shotgun sequence contains the following coding sequences:
- the LOC144039254 gene encoding NAD(P)H oxidoreductase RTN4IP1, mitochondrial-like, with protein sequence MAYTRLLSLFRIRAASSTQTRAVGGERCFRKHVSTSAWRAQSRMSAWVIDQFGTNEMLRYTEDIPVPTITSSSQVMIQVHAASLNPLDVAMRGGYGAKLLKLRKDPFSVMDDDCGFPMILGRDVSGVVVDCGAEVAHFVPGDEVWAAVPPWKQGSLAEFVNLTEIEVSHKPKCLSHMEAASIPYVASTALSALVNAGGLCRDSSSNKRVLITGGSGGVGTFAIQLAKAWGAHVTVTCSHNAEGLVRGLGADEVVDYGAEDATDQLEIMERFDVILDGVGGDTEEWAAGLLKPWSGAKYVTLVTPLLFKTDSLGLLDGLVHAGSALSTKVIQNMISNGIFYRWGFFAPDGPGLDEVSKLVDTGKILPVVEAQFPFSQVPQAFQKLEHGHARGKTVVDVTEEQDGEEQEMHQNAEQETVTQN encoded by the exons ATGGCATACACCAGGCTACTTTCCTTATTCAGGATCAGAGCTGCAAGTTCGACCCAAACGCGAGCCGTCGGGGGTGAACGGTGCTTTCGAAAACATGTCAGCACTTCAGCTTGGCGAGCACAGAGTCGCATGTCTGCCTGGGTCATCGACCAATTTGGCACTAACGAAATGCTCAGGTACACTGAAGATATCCCAGTGCCCACGATCACCTCGTCCAGCCAGGTGATGATCCAAGTGCATGCTGCCAGTCTCAACCCTTTGGACGTGGCCATGAGAG GAGGGTATGGAGCTAAGCTGCTCAAGTTACGAAAGGACCCATTTTCTGTAATGGACGATGATTGTGGTTTTCCTATGATCCTGGGTCGAGATGTGTCTGGTGTTGTGGTGGACTGTGGAGCGGAGGTTGCACACTTTGTTCCAGGAGATGAG GTTTGGGCTGCTGTACCCCCGTGGAAACAAGGAAGTCTGGCAGAGTTTGTGAATCTCACAGAGATTGAG GTGTCCCACAAGCCCAAATGTTTGAGTCACATGGAGGCGGCATCCATCCCCTACGTAGCCAGCACTGCACTGTCTGCACTCGTTAACGCGGGCGGTCTTTGCAGGGATAGCTCGTCCAATAAAAG AGTTTTGATTACTGGAGGATCAGGAGGTGTTGGGACGTTTGCTATTCAG TTGGCAAAGGCCTGGGGTGCCCACGTTACAGTCACTTGCTCTCACAACGCCGAGGGTCTCGTGAGAGGGCTCGGGGCCGATGAGGTTGTGGACTACGGTGCGGAAGATGCGACTGACCAGCTAGAAATAATGGAGAG ATTTGACGTGATATTGGACGGCGTGGGTGGGGACACAGAGGAGTGGGCGGCGGGTTTGCTAAAACCCTGGTCTGGGGCGAAGTACGTCACGCTGGTAACTCCTTTGCTCTTTAAAACGGATTCGCTTGGCCTGCTGGATGGACTCGTTCACGCTGGATCCGCTCTGAGCACCAAGGTCATACAG AATATGATATCAAATGGCATTTTCTACCGCTGGGGGTTCTTTGCTCCAGACGGGCCTGGCCTAGATGAGGTCAGCAAGCTGGTGGATACCGGGAAG ATCTTGCCAGTGGTGGAGGCCCAGTTTCCATTCAGCCAGGTGCCTCAGGCTTTTCAGAAGTTGGAGCACGGCCACGCCAGAGGCAAGACGGTCGTCGACGTGACTGAGGAGCAAGATGGAGAGGAGCAAGAGATGCACCAGAATGCGGAACAGGAAACGGTAACGCAAAACTAG
- the LOC144039253 gene encoding uncharacterized protein LOC144039253, which translates to MSENSEEQQSPGVLGRIGNWLSPWKARSPKSPTENSSPTCDQAAKSEGEFCDESAQAEAKKPTREEKEQRSKPNPLGPSRAIFRFEEVDATQSTHREGSVVSSRETPPKQEEYLLSKKKRIGQAKEGCHGTSVSGNSDRTACHLTDLSAAASSSSSEQGVVWNSGTLAQKPAKAQSGKKLHVYLEETSVTHCGQDTVTGQEVICTTIEKKLPVLSKSKSPKSPSFDLSRSSSSRADENTQANLKPVVVPQEGVSQKLHKNWQLELELDTEQTEAGNMGRKNSAKKKARKNSQEDGACGPQGKTPGQEGVPSSDKSITSPQGERAQSHGEAQPLDSSSKDSLTLLASPGGVENEVSCPKYADKFLVSRSVTETRLACAVDGGANMEDDDNFYKVERKTETPESKRRSIKVSRSEVKLFSKNVPLNTEKSIAEVEPEFKLVRDQDKHEGKEEPKKETDKRGQDKKPEEKPVIGRIADKINLFERQGAVKGLKRTFQNPRSADVSPARQATGKLKAEFLSPAQRSKSAERYGAASSSPVPPQNEITMTVKQRARNFTEESTNISKSMLPQNSAKTGITNKSTTSVATTALKSSKPDSQGKLDTKTMTGITIKPDGQDSTAVMVKGSTPLLEQHGTQTSKTADQGTKSNTIELSIATKGTGDNVKLINDVSTRSKATSTSGSRPKRRKSKEATSPISKNRIKQEATSEESQVDDAVFLQPDEVEGIICNKRTFVKESDISNKQLISQDKDIDKLVNRVEVLPEPTSVNKDEPDTAASNRKTKKPFDKVSVSSGQKESKAEREILSPKQDIKNATEDKSASLSQSAEQHIEQPAAVVQVPPAECPKIDVEPQMQPLPTSRLKTIRPGKKDTEHAQPYQKLETKPTSQSGSTTVDKLERPLGNNNIRTEGKNKETPKKFIQSDKTQTTTVQCRQENSGTQASVAIGNEKNRPKIKEDTRLSVNANKTELENTKAASKLPTLTKTVNQTSTTNPAMAEVTIVTQGTRKTSAQGSSKEETTTHAPETPAKSLEGAIREHKLPNIITEPQPGCASVEKPEGSLSKASNKPEDSGSKFVSLKPEQVTAMVSHDPPVLISAQTDNTDSTHISVRNRDGKSKGSETRSSTTNLEAVEVKVPITKPSHPQFEKLNNTVSTSDLPPFKGSDKKQSSSDSNLSSTTDIVKRKTYKKDVDSPEMIEQPPTVNRDLSSQLDKVKAEPVNNKLSPTPKVSTSPNSKKQNSDSVQQSFPKRLHSPRGLSRDDSSFQQDAPSSWLDVDFPKQRLKLPGTKLSASVSESNLLDNEELDDEDFIEKIKKLCAPFSLPPRKHNPLRPPQPPFAMPAIKEDHFEKTFDPEEFKFGLRKKNRTFDTGPSLLAKLQNPENKSGAKPARVSIADRCLLISSLDASSHLKDKTPKRDQEKSKEEKDDHIVVKSRLEGSCVLSSLTNPSTRGRRNGVQALSESSTSRDASPQLSPPPEPTSPTQTTSSSFAENFTKQRRDQNQPTEAVVGDSGPPLPSFNDIKLPGYLEKYLPREPANTAQSTQGQPQMKAEVTAKMSTPASVPEAQLPNTVPPVFGKGNSPQMYPAHSELKQPLTQRIRTHHARTAKGFHKRPGKIILFQKAQFSGQVYEIYRDVEDATHLQFSNIISVKVIRGCWILYEKPDFQGRCIALEEGGLELTNEWAEPEPNNTSPMLIGSIRFAVHDYGTPHIDLFTEPEGHGRVTPYHDDAIETGSFGIPLSTASIQVHSGVWLVFSDPGFQGMLAVLETGVYPFPETWGFSSPFVGSLKPLKMGGFKVENPNEVKALVYEKPGLEGPCLEIDCDVFSFCEGDETNADTHKLKSVGSLKIIGGFWVGYSEEGFEGRQHMLEEGEYLDCSDWGDSGQILSLRPILADFMSPHLKMFSNQDFSDRGVNIDLIVPVINMDGTGYGTKTQSVDVISGIWVVFEEPGFCGESYILEKGLYGIPEDWGSLQDRIASVMPVVLDDFQNVAKFKVQLFSEPCFQGAAVTLEDSVATLQQGFSVASCKILVGSWLAFEGQDFAGRMYLLEEGNYQDVRAMGCVNASATILSLQTVGFEFSQPSIILFERGGLRGKRVVLTDGCVNLQLAEGCARVQSVLVEGGMWILYEGINYRGAQILVKPGEVPDWRQFSKWSKIGSLRPLLQRHVHFRLRNRQTQLLMSVTGDLEEVKLLRIQEAEETHGLEQIWVYRAGHLHCKLIEECCLSPSGSVTIAGTRVGLMPEVDNHVWSITPEGFIRYMPTSDLVLEVKGGHHYDKNQVILNTLDPSKAHQKWDVEMI; encoded by the exons ATG TCTGAGAACTCAGAAGAGCAACAGAGCCCTGGGGTCTTGGGCCGAATCGGGAACTGGCTTTCTCCATGGAAAGCAAGGAGTCCAAAAAGTCCAACTGAAAATTCATCCCCCACTTGTGATCAGGCAGCCAAGTCGGAGGGAGAGTTTTGTGACGAATCCGCACAAGCCGAGGCAAAGAAACCCACGCGGGAGGAGAAGGAACAAAGATCCAAACCCAATCCACTGGGTCCCTCAAGAGCCATTTTCCGCTTTGAAGAGGTGGACGCCACACAGTCTACCCACAGAGAAGGCTCCGTTGTGAGCAGCAGAGAAACTCCTCCTAAACAGGAGGAGTATTTACTCAGCAAAAAGAAGCGAATAGGGCAGGCCAAGGAGGGCTGTCATGGTACTTCGGTGAGCGGGAATTCTGACAGGACTGCCTGTCATTTGACGGATCTCTCCGCCGCCgcttcgtcctcctcctctgaGCAGGGCGTGGTATGGAACTCTGGAACTTTGGCCCAGAAACCAGCAAAGGCCCAGTCAGGAAAGAAGCTCCATGTGTACCTGGAGGAAACCAGTGTGACTCACTGTGGTCAAGATACCGTGACGGGGCAGGAAGTCATCTGCACTACAATTGAGAAAAAGCTACCAGTCTTATCAAAGTCGAAATCACCAAAGTCACCAAGTTTTGATTTGTCGCGGAGCTCAAGTTCAAGAGCGGACGAAAACACACAAGCAAATTTGAAGCCTGTGGTTGTGCCACAGGAGGGAGTGTCGCAGAAATTACACAAAAACTGGCAGTTGGAGCTTGAACTAGACACAGAGCAAACAGAGGCTGGCAACATGGGCCGTAAAAACTCTGCTAAGAAGAAAGCAAGGAAGAACTCTCAGGAAGATGGAGCATGCGGCCCTCAGGGGAAAACGCCTGGTCAAGAAGGAGTCCCTTCATCTGACAAATCAATCACCAGCCCACAGGGAGAACGTGCACAGAGTCATGGTGAAGCGCAACCTTTAGACTCCTCCTCCAAGGACAGCCTCACCTTACTGGCCTCACCTGGAGGTGTGGAAAATGAGGTTTCCTGTCCTAAGTATGCAGACAAATTCCTGGTCTCAAGATCAGTCACTGAAACCCGTCTTGCATGCGCCGTTGATGGCGGTGCAAACATGGAGGACGACGACAATTTTTACAAAGTGGAGAGGAAGACAGAGACGCCAGAGTCCAAACGGAGAAGTATTAAGGTCTCTCGGagtgaagtgaaacttttttcaaaaaatgtgccTTTGAACACTGAGAAAAGTATAGCAGAAGTGGAGCCAGAATTCAAGTTGGTACGGGACCAAGACAAACATGAAGGCAAGGAAGAGCCGAAAAAAGAAACTGATAAAAG GGGGCAAGACAAGAAACCAGAGGAGAAGCCAGTCATTGGCCGAATTGCTGATAAGATCAACTTATTTGAGCGCCAGGGAGCTGTGAAGGGCCTCAAAAGAACTTTCCAAAACCCTAGGAGCGCTGATGTCTCTCCTGCTAGGCAAGCGACTGGGAAGCTCAAAGCGGAATTTTTGTCACCCGCGCAGAGGTCAAAATCAGCTGAGCGATATGGCGCTGCGAGTTCAAGCCCTGTGCCACCCCAAAATGAGATTACAATGACTGTTAAACAGAGAGCGAGGAACTTTACGGAGGAATCAACAAACATTTCTAAATCAATGCTGCCTCAAAATTCAGCAAAGACAGGAATTACAAATAAATCAACCACATCTGTGGCAACCACTGCATTAAAGTCATCAAAACCCGACAGTCAGGGTAAACTGgatacaaaaacaatgacagggaTAACAATAAAACCCGATGGACAGGATAGCACTGCTGTGATGGTGAAAGGTTCCACACCTCTGCTGGAACAACATGGCACACAGACCTCAAAGACAGCAGATCAGGGTACGAAATCTAACACTATAGAACTAAGTATTGCAACGAAAGGCACAGGTGATAATGTAAAACTGATCAATGATGTAAGTACACGGTCCAAAGCCACTAGCACATCAGGGTCTCGCCCTAAGCGAAGAAAAAGCAAGGAGGCTACCAGTCCAATTAGCAAAAATCGGATTAAGCAAGAGGCAACTTCTGAAGAAAGCCAGGTTGATGATGCAGTTTTTTTACAACCTGATGAAGTAGAAGGAATTATATGCAATAAGCGTACATTTGTAAAAGAATCTGACATTTCCAATAAACAGTTGATATCTCAAGATAAAGACATTGATAAACTGGTCAACAGAGTAGAGGTTTTACCTGAACCAACATCTGTTAACAAAGACGAACCTGATACTGCTGCTTCtaacagaaaaacaaagaaaccttTTGACAAGGTTTCCGTTAGTTCAGGCCAAAAGGAGTCAAAGGCAGAAAGAGAAATTCTGTCCCCCAAACAGGACATCAAAAATGCCACAGAGGACAAATCGGCTTCCCTTTCACAGTCAGCTGAGCAGCATATTGAGCAACCTGCCGCAGTGGTGCAGGTCCCACCAGCTGAATGTCCAAAAATAGATGTGGAACCACAAATGCAGCCTTTACCAACAAGTAGACTAAAAACCATTCGACCCGGTAAAAAAGACACAGAACATGCACAGCCATACCAAAAGTTGGAAACAAAGCCAACAAGTCAGAGTGGGAGTACAACTGTTGACAAATTAGAAAGGCCACTGGGTAACAACAACATCCGGACTgaaggaaaaaacaaagaaacccCAAAAAAGTTTATCCAATCAGACAAAACACAAACGACAACAGTGCAGTGCAGACAAGAAAATTCAGGGACACAAGCAAGTGTGGCAATTGGTAATGAGAAAAATCGACCAAAGATAAAAGAGGATACAAGGCTAAGTGTAAATGCTAACAAAACAGAGTTAGAAAACACTAAAGCAGCTTCAAAACTCCCAActttaacaaaaactgtcaatcagACTTCTACAACAAATCCAGCCATGGCTGAGGTAACTATTGTCACTCAGGGGACCAGAAAAACGAGTGCTCAAGGGTCCTCCAAGGAAGAAACAACAACGCATGCACCTGAAACACCAGCCAAATCTTTAGAAGGAGCCATAAGAGAACATAAACTACCAAACATTATAACAGAACCACAGCCTGGTTGTGCATCTGTGGAAAAACCTGAGGGGTCTCTCAGTAAGGCATCAAACAAACCTGAAGACAGCGGTTCTAAGTTTGTCAGCCTAAAGCCTGAACAAGTGACTGCAATGGTCTCTCATGACCCCCCTGTGCTGATTAGTGCACAGACTGACAATACAGACTCTACTCATATTTCTGTTCGAAACCGTGATGGAAAAAGCAAGGGCAGTGAGACTCGAAGCTCAACAACAAACTTAGAGGCTGTGGAAGTTAAAGTCCCAATAACAAAACCGAGTCACCCTCAGTTTGAGAAACTAAATAATACAGTGAGCACGAGTGATCTTCCTCCATTCAAAGGCTCAGACAAAAAGCAAAGCTCTTCTGACAGCAACCTTTCCAGCACAACAGATATTGTGAAAAGGAAGACCTATAAGAAAGACGTTGATTCACCAGAGATGATTGAACAGCCACCCACTGTTAACAGGGATCTTTCTTCACAACTTGACAAAGTCAAAGCCGAACCAGTAAATAACAAGCTGAGTCCAACTCCCAAAGTATCAACTTCCCCAAACTCTAAGAAGCAGAATTCGGACTCAGTCCAGCAGTCATTCCCTAAGAGGCTGCATTCGCCGCGAGGACTAAGCAGAGATGATTCTTCGTTTCAACAGGACGCTCCGTCAAGTTGGCTTGATGTAGACTTTCCCAAACAGAGACTTAAACTCCCAGGGACCAAGCTGAGTGCTTCTGTCAGTGAAAGCAATCTTCTTGACAATGAAGAACTCGATGATGAAGATTTTATTGAAAAGATCAAGAAGCTTTGTGCTCCCTTTTCCCTACCGCCTCGTAAACACAACCCACTGCGGCCACCTCAGCCCCCATTTGCGATGCCAGCCATCAAGGAAGACCACTTTGAGAAGACGTTTGACCCAGAGGAGTTTAAATTTGGTCTTAGGAAGAAAAATCGGACCTTTGACACAGGCCCGAGCCTTTTAGCTAAGCTtcaaaacccagaaaacaaaagTGGTGCTAAGCCTGCTCGGGTGAGTATAGCTGATAGGTGTCTTTTGATCAGCAGTCTGGATGCGTCTTCTCATTTAAAAGACAAGACTCCTAAGAGGGATCAGGAGAAAAGCAAAGAGGAGAAAGATGATCATATTGTTGTGAAGTCTCGATTGGAGGGAAGCTGCGTACTTAGCAGTCTCACCAACCCCAGCACCAGGGGGAGAAGAAATGGCGTTCAGGCACTGTCAGAAAGTAGCACCTCTAGAGATGCGTCCCCCCAGCTCAGCCCTCCACCAGAGCCAACCTCACCTACTCAGACTACCAGCAGTTCCTTTGCTGAAAATTTCACCAAGCAACGGAGAGACCAAAACCAGCCTACAGAGGCTGTGGTTGGTGACTCAGGTCCTCCACTTCCCTCCTTTAACGACATCAAGCTGCCTGGCTATTTAGAGAAGTACCTCCCTCGGGAACCGGCAAATACAGCGCAGAGCACGCAAGGACAGCCGCAAATGAAAGCAGAG GTTACTGCAAAAATGTCAACTCCAGCTTCTGTGCCTGAAGCACAACTCCCTAATACTGTGCCTCCAGTTTTTGGAAAAGGAAATTCACCTCAAATGTACCCAGCTCACTCAGAGCTTAAGCAGCCTCTGACTCAGAGGATACGTACTCATCAT GCGAGGACTGCCAAGGGATTTCATAAGCGACCTGGAAAG ATTATTTTGTTCCAGAAAGCTCAGTTCAGTGGGCAAGTCTATGAGATCTACAGGGATGTAGAAGATGCGACTCACCTGCAGTTCTCAAATATCATATCTGTGAAAGTCATACGAGGATG CTGGATCCTGTATGAGAAGCCAGACTTCCAGGGACGTTGTATCGCTTTGGAGGAGGGGGGCCTTGAACTGACAAACGAGTGGGCAGAACCCGAGCCAAACAACACCTCACCAATGCTGATTGGCTCCATTCGATTTGCCGTCCAC GATTATGGCACACCTCATATTGATCTGTTCACGGAACCGGAGGGCCACGGTAGAGTGACACCTTACCACGATGACGCCATCGAGACCGGCTCGTTTGGCATCCCACTGAGCACCGCTTCCATCCAAGTTCACTCCGGGGT GTGGCTGGTGTTCAGTGATCCAGGGTTCCAAGGAATGCTAGCTGTTCTAGAAACAGGAGTGTACCCTTTTCCTGAGACCTGGGGCTTCTCCTCGCCATTTGTGGGATCTCTCAAACCCCTTAAAATG GGCGGTTTTAAAGTGGAGAACCCAAATGAAGTTAAG GCTTTGGTGTATGAGAAACCCGGACTGGAGGGTCCCTGTTTGGAAATTGACTGTGACGTTTTCAGCTTTTGCGAAGGAGATGAAACAAACGCTGACACTCACAAGCTGAAGTCTGTGGGTTCTTTGAAGATAATTGGTGGATT CTGGGTCGGCTACAGTGAGGAAGGATTTGAAGGGCGGCAGCACATGCTGGAGGAAGGAGAGTACCTGGACTGTAGCGACTGGGGAGACTCGGGACAGATTCTGTCACTACGACCTATCCTGGCT GATTTCATGTCACCACACCTGAAAATGTTCAGCAACCAAGATTTCAGCGACAGGGGGGTCAACATCGACCTAATCGTACCCGTCATCAACATGGATGGCACAGGCTACGGCACCAAGACGCAGTCTGTTGATGTCATTAGTGGCAt CTGGGTGGTGTTTGAAGAGCCTGGTTTTTGTGGAGAGTCCTACATCCTGGAAAAAGGCTTGTATGGAATCCCAGAAGACTGGGGGTCACTACAGGACCGGATTGCCTCAGTAATGCCTGTTGTGCTG GATGATTTTCAGAACGTGGCCAAGTTCAAA GTGCAGCTTTTCTCCGAGCCGTGTTTTCAAGGCGCCGCCGTCACTTTGGAGGACAGCGTGGCTACCTTGCAGCAAGGCTTCTCTGTGGCCTCCTGCAAGATACTGGTGGGCAG CTGGCTGGCGTTCGAAGGCCAGGACTTCGCTGGCAGGATGTATCTGCTTGAGGAGGGGAACTACCAAGACGTGAGGGCGATGGGTTGCGTCAACGCGAGTGCTACCATCCTCTCGTTACAGACTGTCGGCTTT GAGTTCTCTCAGCCCTCCATTATTCTTTTTGAGCGTGGCGGTCTACGCGGAAAGAGAGTGGTGCTGACGGACGGATGCGTCAACCTTCAGCTGGCTGAGGGCTGCGCTCGGGTCCAGTCGGTACTGGTGGAGGGGGGCAT GTGGATATTATATGAGGGCATCAACTATCGGGGTGCTCAGATTTTGGTCAAACCCGGTGAAGTACCCGACTGGCGCCAGTTCAGCAAATGGAGTAAAATTGGATCGCTCCGCCCCCTGTTGCAG AGGCACGTGCACTTCCGGTTAAGAAACAGACAAACGCAGCTTTTGATGTCCGTGACGGGTGATCTGGAAGAAGTCAAACTGCTTCGGATTCAAGAAGCCGAGGAGACTCACGGTCTTGAACAGATCTGGGTCTACCGCGCCGGCCACCTTCACTGCAAG CTCATTGAGGAGTGCTGCCTGAGCCCCAGCGGCAGTGTGACGATAGCGGGAACCCGCGTCGGTCTCATGCCAGAGGTGGACAACCACGTATGGAGTATCACCCCGGAGGGCTTCATCCGCTACATGCCGACCTCTGACCTGGTCTTGGAGGTGAAAG GGGGTCATCATTATGACAAAAACCAAGTGATTCTCAACACCCTGGATCCAAGTAAAGCACACCAAAAGTGGGACGTGGAAATGATTTAA